From the Campylobacter sp. CNRCH_2014_0184h genome, one window contains:
- a CDS encoding SelT/SelW/SelH family (seleno)protein — MEVKIYYCNLUNYKPQAARVAEEIQNEFKDVQISTIEKGGGHFIVEVDGKIIYSKKDLFNCEVDRFPHEGEITKLMKQM, encoded by the coding sequence ATGGAAGTAAAAATTTATTATTGTAATCTTTGAAATTACAAACCACAAGCTGCAAGGGTTGCAGAAGAAATACAAAATGAATTCAAAGATGTGCAAATTTCTACCATAGAAAAAGGTGGTGGTCATTTTATAGTAGAAGTAGATGGCAAAATCATTTACTCTAAAAAAGACTTGTTTAACTGCGAAGTAGATAGATTTCCTCATGAGGGTGAAATCACTAAGCTTATGAAACAAATGTAA